Below is a genomic region from Candidatus Zixiibacteriota bacterium.
GACGCTCGAACAGATGTACCTCATCGGGGTAGGTTCACTGCTGCTGGTGGCCCTGACCGGTATCTTTTCCGGACAGGGGCTTGCGCTGGCCTTCTCCCAGGAGCTGGCGACGTTTGGAGCGAAAGACTACCTGGGGAGGATTGTCTCCATGGCGATCGTGCGGGAGCTCGGGCCGATTCTGACCGGCCTGATGGTAGCTGCCAGGGTGGCGGCTGGGATCACCGCCGAAATTGGAGCGATGAAATCGTCCAACCAGATCGACGCCATGGTGGCGTTCGGAATCGATCCGCTCAAGAAGATCGCCCGCCCCCGACTGATTACTCTGATCATCATGGTGCCGGCTCTGACTGTCGTGTGCG
It encodes:
- a CDS encoding ABC transporter permease — translated: MLASLGRRPFYLSETLEQMYLIGVGSLLLVALTGIFSGQGLALAFSQELATFGAKDYLGRIVSMAIVRELGPILTGLMVAARVAAGITAEIGAMKSSNQIDAMVAFGIDPLKKIARPRLITLIIMVPALTVVCDAIAITGGWVVGRFIANVTTTTYWSQVFLKLNYGNILMGLFKPFCFSFVIAFISCYCGFTAEGGTKGVGRATTNSVMFSSIVILIVNFFITKILGNWLKGYF